Proteins from a single region of Rhinolophus sinicus isolate RSC01 linkage group LG13, ASM3656204v1, whole genome shotgun sequence:
- the CHRNA5 gene encoding neuronal acetylcholine receptor subunit alpha-5 isoform X2 has translation MTTNVWLKQEWRDVKLRWNPDDYGGIKVIRVPSDSLWTPDIVLFDNADGRFEGASTKTVVRYDGTVTWTPPANYKSSCTIDVTFFPFDLQNCSMKFGSWTYDGSQVDIVLEDRDVDKRDFFDNGEWEIVSATGSKGNRTDSCCWYPHITYSFVIKRLPLFYTLFLIIPCIGLSFLTVLVFYLPSNEGEKICLCTSVLVSLTVFLLVIEEIIPSSSKVIPLIGEYLVFTMIFVTLSIMVTVFAINIHHRSPSTHNAMAPWVRKLFLHKLPKLLCMRSHADRYFTQEEETERSSGANSSRNTLEAALDSIRYITRHVMKENDVREVVEDWKFIAQVLDRLFLWTFLLVSIVGSLGLFVPVIYKWANIIVPVHIGNANK, from the exons ATGACAACAAATGTCTGGTTGAAACAG gaatGGAGAGATGTAAAATTAAGATGGAACCCTGATGATTACGGTGGAATAAAAGTTATACGTGTCCCTTCAGACTCTCTCTGGACCCCAGACATCGTTTTGTTTGATAA cGCAGATGGACGCTTTGAAGGGGCCAGCACGAAAACAGTTGTCCGGTACGATGGCACTGTTACCTGGACTCCTCCAGCAAATTACAAAAGTTCCTGTACCATAGATGTCACGTTTTTCCCATTTGATCTCCAAAACTGTTCTATGAAATTTGGTTCTTGGACCTACGACGGATCACAGGTGGACATCGTTTTAGAGGACCGAGATGTAGACAAGAGAGACTTTTTTGATAATGGAGAATGGGAAATTGTGAGTGCGACAGGAAGCAAAGGAAACAGGACTGACAGCTGTTGCTGGTACCCGCATATCACTTACTCGTTTGTAATTAAGCGTCTGCCTCTCTTTTATACCTTGTTCCTTATTATCCCCTGTATCGGGCTCTCGTTTTTAACCGTACTCGTCTTCTATCTTCCTTCAAATGAAGGTGAAAAGATTTGTCTCTGCACTTCAGTACTTGTCTCTTTGACAGTCTTCCTTCTGGTTATTGAGGAGATCATACCCTCATCCTCCAAAGTCATCCCTCTGATTGGGGAGTATCTGGTGTTTACCATGATTTTTGTGACACTGTCTATTATGGTGACTGTTTTTGCTATCAATATTCATCATCGTTCTCCCTCAACACATAACGCTATGGCTCCGTGGGTCCGCAAGCTCTTTCTTCACAAGCTTCCCAAGCTGCTTTGCATGAGAAGTCACGCAGATAGGTACTTCAcccaggaagaggaaactgagagaaGCAGTGGAGCGAATTCTTCTAGAAACACACTGGAAGCTGCACTTGATTCTATTCGCTACATTACAAGGCACGTCATGAAGGAGAACGATGTCCGTGAG GTTGTTGAAGATTGGAAGTTCATAGCCCAGGTTCTTGATCGGCTGTTTCTGTGGACTTTTCTTCTGGTTTCAATTGTTGGTTCTCTTGGGCTTTTTGTGCCTGTTATTTATAAATGGGCAAATATAATAGTTCCAGTTCATATTGGAAATGCAAATAAGTGA